Proteins co-encoded in one Corylus avellana chromosome ca9, CavTom2PMs-1.0 genomic window:
- the LOC132192228 gene encoding aquaporin TIP1-1-like: MPFRNIAVGRTEEVTHPDNLKAALAEFISTLIFVFAGQGSGMAFNKLTDDGSTTPAGLVAAALAHAFGLFVAVSVSANISGGQVNPAVTFGAFVGGNITLLRGILYWIAQLLGSTVACLLLKFATNGMTTSAFSLSSGVGVWNAFVLEIVMTFGLVYTVYATAIDPKKSNVGIIAPIAIGFIVGANILAGGAFDGASMNPAVSFGPALVSWNWKNHWVYWAGPLIGGGIAGAVYEFVFISRTHEQLPSTDY; encoded by the exons ATGCCGTTCAGGAATATTGCCGTCGGAAGGACGGAGGAGGTGACCCACCCGGACAACCTGAAGGCGGCGTTGGCGGAGTTCATATCGACGCTCATATTCGTGTTTGCCGGGCAGGGCTCCGGCATGGCCTTCAACAAGCTCACCGACGACGGCTCCACCACCCCGGCCGGGCTAGTGGCGGCTGCCCTGGCCCACGCTTTCGGCCTTTTCGTCGCCGTCTCCGTCAGCGCCAACATCTCCGGCGGCCAGGTCAACCCAGCTGTCACCTTCGGCGCCTTCGTCGGCGGTAACATCACCCTCCTCCGTGGCATCCTCTACTGGATCGCCCAGCTCCTTGGATCCACCGTCGCTTGCTTGCTTCTCAAGTTCGCCACCAACGGCATG ACCACCAGTGCTTTCTCTCTGTCCTCGGGAGTGGGCGTCTGGAACGCCTTCGTTTTGGAGATCGTGATGACTTTCGGTTTAGTTTACACAGTCTACGCGACGGCCATAGATCCAAAGAAGAGTAATGTGGGAATTATAGCCCCCATCGCCATCGGTTTCATCGTCGGCGCTAACATTTTGGCCGGTGGCGCATTCGACGGTGCTTCAATGAACCCTGCAGTGTCGTTTGGCCCCGCCCTGGTGAGCTGGAACTGGAAGAACCACTGGGTCTACTGGGCCGGACCTCTGATCGGCGGCGGGATCGCCGGTGCTGTGTACGAGTTCGTCTTCATCAGCCGCACTCACGAGCAGCTGCCCTCCACAGACTACTGA